The region AAAATTTTTAATAATCATCATAGCCTTATCATAAAATGAAGGAATGCGAAATGTTTTATTCAGATTATTTTTTATGTACTGTTATAGAATATTTATGGTCATTCTATTGGTTATTTTTTAATAATTATTGGATAAAAGAATCATTAGAAATTTTTAAGTGTATCTTTCACTTCCTTGATAGCCCATTGCATAATAAGTATATTTGAATAAATAATGTTTGAAACTAAGGAGATAAATTGACAAAAGAGAAGGAACAAATAAAGAAATCAAACAGCGATAATTCACTTGTTGATGATATACCTTCAATATTACCGATTTTACCTTTAAGAGATATAGTAATATTTCCATATATGATTTTCCCGGTTTTAGTGGGTCGTGAGCAATCCATTAAAGCTGCTAATTATGCTTTAGATAATACAAAGTATATTTTCCTATCGACGCAAAGAAAATCAAGTATAGAAGATCCCTTACCAGCAGATCTTTTTCAGGAAGGAACAATTGCAAAAATTGTTCAGATATTAAAACTGCCAAACGGATTACTTAAAATACTTGTTGATGGTTTACTTCAGGGCAGAATAAAAAGATTTACAGATAATAAGAATTTTTTTGAAGCAGAAATTGAAGTAATAATTCCGCAGATTATTTTGGATCACGAGATGAATGCATTAGTCAGACAAATGACTCAGCTATTCAAGGATTATGTTAAGATAAGCCGTAACCTGCCAAATGAAACTATCGCTGCTTTTGATAATATAGAAGAACCGGACAGAAAAATATTTTATGCTGCTGCTAATATCAATCAATCGATAGATGTTAAGCAGAATATGCTTACCAAATTTGATCTTAAAGAACAATATTATGAAGTTATTAAAGTACTTAATTCAGAAATTGATATACTGAAAATAGAAAAAGAGATTGATACAAAAGTTCAGGAAAATATTGCAAAAACCCAGCGTAAGTTTATAATTCAGGAACAAATAAAAATTTTACAAGATGAACTTGGAGATGAAGAAGAAACTTCATCTGATTTTGCAAAGATAAAAGAAAAGATTGCTAAAGCTAAAATGCCAAAAGATGTGGAGACAAAAGCATTTGAAGAATTTAACAAACTAAAAAAAACTCCACCAATGTCGCCTGAATCAACAGTAATCAGAAATTATTTAGATTGGCTTGTTGATATCCCCTGGTCAAACAGAACTAAAGATAATCTGAATATAAAACATGTTCAGAAAATTCTTGATGAGGATCATTTTGGATTAGAAAAACCAAAAGAAAGGATTATCGAACACATTGCTGTTCTTAATCTTGTAAAAAATATGAAGGGACAAATATTATGTTTTGTTGGTCCTCCCGGAGTTGGAAAAACTTCGTTAGGTAAATCTATTGCCAGAGCTATCGGCAGAAACTTTGTCAGAATAAGTCTTGGCGGTGTTAGAGATGAAGCAGAAATCAGAGGTCATCGGAAAACTTACATTGGATCAATGCCCGGTAAAATAATTCAATCAATGAAAAGAGCAGGCTCAATAAATCCTGTTATATTACTTGATGAAATAGATAAAATGAGTATGGATTTCAGAGGCGATCCATCTTCGGCAATGCTCGAAGTTCTTGATCCTGAACAAAATAATACCTTTAATGATCACTACATCGAAGTTGATTACGATCTTAGTCAGGTTATGTTTATAACAACCGCAAATGTCAGATACAATATACCGTTGCCTTTACAGGATAGAATGGAAATAATTGAACTACCGGGTTACTTGGAATATGATAAACTTGAAATAGCAAAAAGGCATATTCTTCCTAAACAGCTTGCAATCCACGGAATAGAAAACAAGAATGTTACAATACCTGATGATTCAATTAAAAAAGTAATTTCTGAATATACCCGTGAAGCCGGTGTAAGAAATCTGGAAAGAGAGCTAGCAACGGTGTGCAGAAAAATCGCCCGCGATATTGTTTTGAAAGAATCAGGCAATGGTACAAAGAAAAAAACTCATAAGTTTTTTATTGATAATATCAAGATCGAAGAGTATTTAAAAACTCCGAGATTCAGAATTCACAGACACAGCAAGGTAAATAAAGTTGGAAGTGTTACTGGTTTAGCCTGGACAAGTGTTGGCGGCGAAATATTAACTGTTGATGTTACAATTATGAACGGCGGCGGTAAACTTACACTGACCGGACAGCTTGGAAATGTAATGAAAGAATCTGCTCACGCTGGATTAAGTTATCTAAGATCGAAAGCCAAACACCTTGGATTAAATCCTGATTTTTTCAAAGGAAAAGAAATACATATCCATTTACCTGAAGGCGCAATACCAAAAGATGGTCCTTCTGCTGGAATAACAATGGCAATGGCTATGCTTTCAGCTATAAGCGGTAAACCTGCCTCAAACAATGTTGCTATGACTGGTGAAATAACTTTGACCGGTTCTATCTTAGCAATTGGCGGATTAAATGAAAAGCTGCTGGCTGCAAAACGAAATGATATTAAAACTGTCTTAATACCTAAGGATAATGAAATTGATCTTAAAGAAATTCCGGAAAAAGTTAAAGAAAGTCTTAAGATTATTCCAATTTCAAAACTTGAAGAAGCAATACCATTTGTTTTCCCGGATATGAAATCAAAAAAAACACCGACTGTTAAAAGTCCTGTAAAAAAGAAAAAGTAATGGCTGAATCCTTACAGATAAATACTTTAGCCGCATTGGATGAGCAGTATGTTTTATTAATAAAACAGATAAAGAGTTTATTAAGCAAGAATGATCATCTTATAACTAATCTTGCTAACCTTGCTGCAGCATTAAAACAAACATTCAGTAAAATCAGCTGGGTTGGATTCTATTTGTTTGATGGAAATAAACTTTATCTTGGTCCGTTTCAGGGTAAAGTTGCTTGTACTGAAATAGAAATTGGAACAGGTGTTTGCGGAACAGCAGCACAAAAAAAACAAACTTTAGTAGTTAGTGATGTTGATAAATTTCCAGGTCATATTGCTTGTGATGCTGATTCCAAATCGGAAATTGTTGTTCCTGTTTTAAAAGATGGTAAGTTATTCGGAGTTTTGGATTTAGACAGCACAGATTACGGTTCATTCAACGAAACAGATAAATATTTTTTAGAAAAGATAACTGATTTTTTAAGCAAAGAAATTATCTAAATATTATGGAATATCAGGTAACTGCAAGAAAATGGCGACCCCAAAAATTTGAAGATGTTGTAGGTCAGGAACATATCACTGCTACATTAAAGAATGCACTTAAAAGTAACCGGATCGCACATGCATATATCTTTACCGGACCGAGAGGTGTAGGTAAAACAACAACTGCAAGAATTCTTGCCAAAGCTTTAAACTGCGAAAACTCAAAAGACTTTGAACCTTGCAATAAATGTGATATGTGCAGAGCTATTAATGAATCTCAAACATTGGATATAATTGAAATTGATGGTGCTTCAAACAGAGGAATAGATGAAATAAGAACTTTACGCGATTCAGTAAAATATGCACCGACACGCGGTAAATATAAAGTGTATATAATTGATGAAGTGCATATGTTAACAAAGGAATCATTTAATGCATTTCTTAAAACTCTTGAAGAACCGCCGCCGCACACTATTTTTATTTTTGCAACAACAGATATTCATAAAGTTCCTTTAACAATCATCTCCAGATGTCAGCGTTTTGATTTTAGAAGAATACAACTTGAAACAATTAAAAAAACTCTTAGCAGCATTGCACAGCAGGAAAAGATTTCAATTGATGATAAAACTCTTACTTTAATTTCCAAGAAGGCTGATGGTGCGTTAAGAGATGCTCAGAGTTTGTTTGATCAGGTTGTATCTTTTTGCGGTGTAAATATCAATGCTGAAACTGTTTCTAAAATGTTAAATCTGATTGACGAGGATTTATTCTTTAATATCTCTGATGCTGTATTAGAAAAAAACTATAACATTGTATTTGAAACTACAGATAAAATTTTTCAACACGGCTGGGATTTTATTGACTTCACAAATGGCTTGATTGAACATTTCAGAAATATCCTAACAGTAATTATTACAGAAAAAACTGAGCTGATCGAAACTGCAGATGTATTCAAAAAGAGATATATAAATTACATTCAGACTTTTTCCAAAGGTGATCTGCTAAGAATACTTAATTATTTAAATAAACTGCAGCAAGAACTCAGATATTCTAATAATCATAAGCTTAAAATAGAAATTGCACTTACAAATTTAGTTGGTTTGGAAAAGTCAGCTACACTGTCAGAGATATTATCACAAATCGAATCTCAAAATATTCCAGAAAAAAAAAGTAATTTCATTGACTCCGAGCCTGAAAAACAACTGCTAAAAAATAAAACTTCCATTCGTAGTCAATTACAAAAGAATGATACTGCAACCGACGCAAATATTAAAACGGAACCGTTTATTCCTCCAACCGTTGAATCCCAAGCCGGAATGCAAACAGATTTTAATCTTGGCAATCTGACTGATAAATGGCAGGATTTTGTGAATGTTGTATGCAATGAAAAATCGCTGCTATTAAGTCCCTTTTTCAGCAAAATAAAACCTGCAAACTTTGATGGGGTCAATCTTTATCTTGATCTTGAAGATGAAAATATGGAATCATCATTATTACTGCATCTTGATTATTTGACTAAGAAATCAAAAGAAATCTTTGGTAAAAAAATCAACTTTAAATTTGGTTCAGATTTAGCAAAAGAAAATAAATCAAACGAAAAATCCTCTGAAAAACTGAAAAATCGAGATAAATCTCAAAAAATCACCGATCCTTACGAAAAAATTATACTCGAAGAATTAAATGGAAAACAAATTCAGTAAGTATAATTCCTGAGTATTTTGATCTCCATAAACGTTTGATTATTAAATAGTTATAACTATTTTTGACGCCTATGTCAAAAAAGTTAATCATTGCCATAGACGGACCGGCTGGTTCGGGTAAGAGCACAACTGCAAAGCTTGTTGCTCAAAAGCTGAGCTATCTATATATAGATACCGGTGCGATGTACAGAGCAGTTACTTTGTTTGCACTAAGGGAAGGTTTAATTGGACAAAGCGATAAAATAATTGAGCTGGCTAAACAATTAGACATTGTTTTAGAATTTGTTGATGGTGAAACTAAAATTACTGTAAACGGTGAGGATGTTTCAAAAGAAATAAGATCTTTTGAAGTTAACAGTAATGTCAGTGAAATAAGTGCTATCCAAAGTGTGAGAGAGATACTTGTAGAAAAACAGCAGAAGATGGGAAAAGATGGCGGTGTTGTAATGGAAGGACGTGATATAACAACAGTTGTTTTTCCTAATGCAGATATTAAAATCTTTTTAACTGCAAGTATTGACCAAAGAGCAATAAGAAGAGCTAAGGAGTTTTCTGAAAAAGGTAATAGTGTTCCTTTAGAGAAAGTAAAAGAAAATCTTAAATCAAGGGATTACATTGATTCTCATAGAGAAGCAAGCCCTTTAACAAAAACTCCGGACTCAATCGAAGTTGATACATCTGATATTACGATTGAACAGCAGGTTCAGAAAATATTGGATTGTGTAAAAGAAAAACTAAAATGATTATAAATTAAGCCGTTTTAACTAATGTTAAACTAAACAATCTGTTTCTCTAAGTATTACGGCTTAGACTTAGAAAAACAGAAAAATATTTTTAGGAGGATTAATGTCCGAAACAAAAGAAACGACTCTAAAAACAGTGACTCCCGATGAGTATGAAAAAGCAAAAATTAAATTTAACGACGATGAATATTCGCAGGAAGAATTTTTAGCTCTTGCCAAACTTTATTCAGATTCTTTCAGAGATGTTAAAGAAGGTGAACTGATAAAGGGGAAAGTAGTACGAATCCAAGGCGATAATGTTATTGTTGATGTTGGATTTAAATCTGAGGGTACAATTCCAAAAATTGAATTTGCTAATATAAATGAGATTAAAATTGGACAGGAAATTGAAGTTGTTCTTGAAAGTGTTGAAGATCAGGAAGGAAATCTTGTTCTTAGCAAGCAGAGAGCTGACTTCTTACGGATCTGGGAAAAAGTACTCAGAGCACATGATACCGGAGAAATTATCGAAGGTAAAATTGTTAAAAGAATCAAAGGTGGAATGGTTGTTGACCTTTTAGGAATGGAAGCATTCTTGCCTGGTTCACAAATTGATATCAGACCTATCCGTGATTTTGATGCTTTTGTAGGTCAGACAATGGACTTTAAAGTTGTTAAAGTAAATGTTCCGACCGAAAACGTTGTCGTATCGCATAAAGTACTTGTTGAAGAAGAAATTTCTGATCAAAGAAATGCAGTACTTAATAGTTTGGAAAAAGGTCAGATTCTTGAAGGTGTTGTAAAAGCAATAACAGATTTTGGTGTATTCGTAGATCTTGGCGGTGTTGATGGTCTTATACATATTACTGACCTAAGCTGGGGCAGAATAAATCATCCAAATGAAGTAGTTAAACTTGATGAAGTAATTAAAGTTGTTGTTACTGAATTTGATGAAGAGAAAAAGAGAATATCACTTTCACTCAAAAAATTATTACCACATCCCTGGGAAAAAATTGAAGAGAAATATAATCTTGGAGATAAAGTTTCAGGTCGTGTTGTTTCTCTTACAGATTACGGTGCATTTATCGAAATTGAAAAAGGGATTGAAGGTTTAATTCACAATTCTGAAATGAGCTGGACACAGCATATCAAACATCCATCACAAATTGTAGCGATGGGACAAATGGTTGAAGCAATAATTCTTAGCCTTGATAAAGAAGAAAAGAAAATCTCGCTTGGTATTAAACAACTTGAACCAGACCCATGGGATACTTTGATGGCTAAATATCCTGTCGGCTCAAAGCATTCAGGTATTGCAAGAAACCTTACAAACTTTGGAGTTTTTGTTGAACTGGAACCGGGTGTTGATGGATTGGTTCATATCTCTGATCTTTCCTGGACAAAGAAAATACGCCATCCCGGCGAAGTTGTAAAGAAGAACGAAAGAATTGATGTAATTGTTCTTGGTGTTGATGTTGAACAAAGAAAAATCTCCCTTGGTCATAAGCAAATTATGGATAATCCCTGGGATCTTTTTGAGAAACAGTATTCGGTTGGAAATATTACCGACGGCAAAGTTGTGCGTATTATTGAAAAGGGAATTATCGCAGAACTTCCATCTAATGTTGATGGATTTGTTCCAACAACCCAGCTTTCAACTACAAAGATAAAAAATATTGCAAATCACTTCCCTATTGATTCGACTTTACCACTTAAGGTAATTGAGTTTGATAAAGAAAGTAAGAAGATTGTTCTTAGCGCAATTGCAGCACTTAAAGAAAAAGATGATGCTGAGATAGAAAAATATCTTACTGCTTTCAAATTGGATAAAGTATCAGTTCAGAGTATTAAAAATGCTGAAATGGGTACTATTGATTCATCTGAATTCCCGATCTTTGAAGTTGCTGAACCTGAGATGCCGAAGAAAGAAGAGACTGAATAATATTAACTCAATATTCTAAATTCAGAGCGGGAAATTATCCCGCTCTTTTTATTTAAAAAAGAAAATAAAAAGTGAATCAAAAAGTTGCATTACATACTTTAGGCTGTAAACTTAATTTTTCAGAAACATCAACAATCGGAAAACAGTTTTTAAAGAAGGGATTTTCAATTGTTGATTTCAACGATAAAGCAGACGTTTATCTTTTCAATACTTGTGCTGTAACTGAAGCAGCTGAACGTGAATGCAGACAGCTTGTAAGAAAAGCTCTCAGAATAAATCCGGAAGCTTTTATAATTGTGACAGGATGTTATGCCCAACTTAGACCTGAAGAAATTTCTGAAATTGAAGGAGTTGATGCCGTACTTGGAAGCAACGAAAAATTTGAGATATTCTCATTGCTTCAGGATTTTGACAAAAAAGAACTTTCGTGCATTTATGTTTCACCCAAAGAAGATCTAAATTTATTTGGACTTGCATCTTCAACGGATGCTGACAGCAGAACACGGGCATATTATAAAATTCAGGATGGCTGTGATTATAAATGTTCTTTTTGTACTATTCCGCTTGCCAGAGGTAAAAGCAGAAGTATGCCACCTGATTTAGCAGTAAATGAATTTAGGAATCTTTTAAAACAGGGCTATAAAGAAATAATTCTTACCGGTGTAAATGTTGGTGATTATGGAAAGTCATTCGATACTTCTTTTTATAATATTCTTAAATCCTTAATAAGTGTTGAAGGTGATTTCAGATTAAGAATAAGCTCAATCGAACCTAATCTTCTGACTGATGAAATAATCAGTTTAGCCGCTGAATCTGAAAAGATATGTAAACATTTCCACATTCCATTACAAAGCGGATGCAATTCAATTCTAAGGTCTATGCAGAGAAGATATACAGTTGAAGATTATAAAAATGTTGTTGAAAAAGTGAAAAAAAGGATTCCTGATTGCGGCATTGGTGTAGATGTAATTGTTGGTTATCCCGGAGAAACTGAAAAAGAATTTTTGGAAACTCATAATTTTTTACTTGAATTACCGGTTTCCTACTTTCATGTTTTTACTTACTCTGAAAGACCGGATACAAAAGCAATAAACATAAATGCTAAGGTTAGTGTAGCTGAAAGAAAGAAAAGGAATAAAATGCTTAGAATACTTAGCGATAAAAAGAAAAATTCTTTTTACACCTCAATGATAGGAAAAGAACTTGAAGTACTTTTTGAATCTGGTGATGCAGGTAAAACTATTAAAGGATTTTCATCAAACTATATTAGAGTACAGACAGATTATTACCCTGAACTGGAAAACTCAATTTGTTTTTTTACAGGAACCGAAATTCACAATGGTATTCTTACAGGAAAGATTAAAGAGATTAAAAAATCAATTGCTTCCTAAATTGCATAATTATAATATTGAAATAAAAAAATGAAAAATATCTTATTTCTGCTCATTATTTTCGCTGTTCAAATTTCTGCACAAGTAAATCAACAATCATTTTACAAACTTAAAAATGATGTAGTAAATCAGCTTCAAAATGCTGAGACCGAAACTAATTCTGTGTTTAACGATGAAGTTAAGAAAAAGAAAAGCACCGGATTAGCTATTATTTATTCATTTTTGCTGCCGGGTATGGGTGAGCTTTATGCTGAGGCTTATGATACAGGTGTTTACTTTACTATCGCTGAAGGAGTTCTTTGGGGCACTTATTTAGGAATGAATATGTATGGAAACTGGCAAAAGGATCGTTATATTTCTTTTGCACAGGTTAATGCAGGAATCACTACTAATGCAAAGGATGAAGATTATTATGCAACTATTGGCGAATATCTGAGCATTGAGCAGTACAATAATGACAAAACCTTCGAAAGAAATTTTAGTCAGATGTACAACACCGAAAAGTTTTTTTGGAAATGGAATTCATCTGATGATAGAAAAACCTACAGAAGTATGTGGGTATCATCCGAACAAACTTTTAATGATCTAAGATTTGTTGTTGGTGCTATGCTGGTTAACCGGCTTGTCAGCGCTATAAATGCAGTTAGAATGGTTTCAAAATACAACAAGAATCTTGAACAGGAAATAAGCTGGAATGTTTATCTGGATTTACAAAAGTTACCGGATAATTCTTCTGTTTATAATCTGAATTTTTCTGCTTCGTTTTAAACAAAAGAAATAAATAAGATAATCTTCCTTAAAAGACAATTTGGTTATCTCATTAATACCATTTTCTTTGTTTGTATATAATCTACAACCTTGCTGTTAGCGGATTGTATTTTAAGCTGATAGAAATAAATACCGCTCGATAGATTACCTGCATTAAATATTACTTCATAAACTCCAACTGGTTTTTCTTCATTAACAAGTGTAGTGATTTCTTGCCCAAGTAAATCATAAACACCAAGAGTAACAAGAAAACTCTCCTTCGTTCCTTTTCCTTTGTAAATATTAGCTGGAATGCTATAAGATATTTTTGTAACAGGATTAAAAGGGTTTGGAAAGTTCTGTAATAAAGAAAAATCAGTTAACTGTTCAACTTCAACCTTAACTTCATTTGAATATTTAAATGAGCCGTCATTGTCTGTTTGTTTTAACCTATACCTTATAAATTGAGACTTATCTGTTATGTTAGAAATATCATCTTTGAAAAAATAAGTATTTGAATTGGTCGTAGTGCCATTGCCTTTTACAAATCCAACAGATTCCCAAATCTCTTTCCGATTAACTTTAATTATTGACCGTTCCAGATCAAAACCATAATTATTCAGTTCAGATGAAGTTATCCATTTTAGATTAACAGTATTATTTTCTATCTGTGCTGAAAAAGAAACAAGCTCAACTGGAACAGGACTTTGAATAATAGTAACGGGAAACTTCGGTCCAAAATTCCAACGGTCGCGGGCATCAGGTATTGAGTCATAAACAATGCTCAATCCACAAGAATAAAGTGTATCGGTTAAAACTGAGTCAGGTGCAGTATAAGCAAAAGCCCAATAAATAGTATCCATAGGTGTTGGAAAAACGAGCGGAAAAGCT is a window of Ignavibacterium sp. DNA encoding:
- the lon gene encoding endopeptidase La, with product MTKEKEQIKKSNSDNSLVDDIPSILPILPLRDIVIFPYMIFPVLVGREQSIKAANYALDNTKYIFLSTQRKSSIEDPLPADLFQEGTIAKIVQILKLPNGLLKILVDGLLQGRIKRFTDNKNFFEAEIEVIIPQIILDHEMNALVRQMTQLFKDYVKISRNLPNETIAAFDNIEEPDRKIFYAAANINQSIDVKQNMLTKFDLKEQYYEVIKVLNSEIDILKIEKEIDTKVQENIAKTQRKFIIQEQIKILQDELGDEEETSSDFAKIKEKIAKAKMPKDVETKAFEEFNKLKKTPPMSPESTVIRNYLDWLVDIPWSNRTKDNLNIKHVQKILDEDHFGLEKPKERIIEHIAVLNLVKNMKGQILCFVGPPGVGKTSLGKSIARAIGRNFVRISLGGVRDEAEIRGHRKTYIGSMPGKIIQSMKRAGSINPVILLDEIDKMSMDFRGDPSSAMLEVLDPEQNNTFNDHYIEVDYDLSQVMFITTANVRYNIPLPLQDRMEIIELPGYLEYDKLEIAKRHILPKQLAIHGIENKNVTIPDDSIKKVISEYTREAGVRNLERELATVCRKIARDIVLKESGNGTKKKTHKFFIDNIKIEEYLKTPRFRIHRHSKVNKVGSVTGLAWTSVGGEILTVDVTIMNGGGKLTLTGQLGNVMKESAHAGLSYLRSKAKHLGLNPDFFKGKEIHIHLPEGAIPKDGPSAGITMAMAMLSAISGKPASNNVAMTGEITLTGSILAIGGLNEKLLAAKRNDIKTVLIPKDNEIDLKEIPEKVKESLKIIPISKLEEAIPFVFPDMKSKKTPTVKSPVKKKK
- a CDS encoding GAF domain-containing protein, coding for MAESLQINTLAALDEQYVLLIKQIKSLLSKNDHLITNLANLAAALKQTFSKISWVGFYLFDGNKLYLGPFQGKVACTEIEIGTGVCGTAAQKKQTLVVSDVDKFPGHIACDADSKSEIVVPVLKDGKLFGVLDLDSTDYGSFNETDKYFLEKITDFLSKEII
- the dnaX gene encoding DNA polymerase III subunit gamma/tau, with the translated sequence MEYQVTARKWRPQKFEDVVGQEHITATLKNALKSNRIAHAYIFTGPRGVGKTTTARILAKALNCENSKDFEPCNKCDMCRAINESQTLDIIEIDGASNRGIDEIRTLRDSVKYAPTRGKYKVYIIDEVHMLTKESFNAFLKTLEEPPPHTIFIFATTDIHKVPLTIISRCQRFDFRRIQLETIKKTLSSIAQQEKISIDDKTLTLISKKADGALRDAQSLFDQVVSFCGVNINAETVSKMLNLIDEDLFFNISDAVLEKNYNIVFETTDKIFQHGWDFIDFTNGLIEHFRNILTVIITEKTELIETADVFKKRYINYIQTFSKGDLLRILNYLNKLQQELRYSNNHKLKIEIALTNLVGLEKSATLSEILSQIESQNIPEKKSNFIDSEPEKQLLKNKTSIRSQLQKNDTATDANIKTEPFIPPTVESQAGMQTDFNLGNLTDKWQDFVNVVCNEKSLLLSPFFSKIKPANFDGVNLYLDLEDENMESSLLLHLDYLTKKSKEIFGKKINFKFGSDLAKENKSNEKSSEKLKNRDKSQKITDPYEKIILEELNGKQIQ
- the cmk gene encoding (d)CMP kinase, which codes for MSKKLIIAIDGPAGSGKSTTAKLVAQKLSYLYIDTGAMYRAVTLFALREGLIGQSDKIIELAKQLDIVLEFVDGETKITVNGEDVSKEIRSFEVNSNVSEISAIQSVREILVEKQQKMGKDGGVVMEGRDITTVVFPNADIKIFLTASIDQRAIRRAKEFSEKGNSVPLEKVKENLKSRDYIDSHREASPLTKTPDSIEVDTSDITIEQQVQKILDCVKEKLK
- the rpsA gene encoding 30S ribosomal protein S1; this encodes MSETKETTLKTVTPDEYEKAKIKFNDDEYSQEEFLALAKLYSDSFRDVKEGELIKGKVVRIQGDNVIVDVGFKSEGTIPKIEFANINEIKIGQEIEVVLESVEDQEGNLVLSKQRADFLRIWEKVLRAHDTGEIIEGKIVKRIKGGMVVDLLGMEAFLPGSQIDIRPIRDFDAFVGQTMDFKVVKVNVPTENVVVSHKVLVEEEISDQRNAVLNSLEKGQILEGVVKAITDFGVFVDLGGVDGLIHITDLSWGRINHPNEVVKLDEVIKVVVTEFDEEKKRISLSLKKLLPHPWEKIEEKYNLGDKVSGRVVSLTDYGAFIEIEKGIEGLIHNSEMSWTQHIKHPSQIVAMGQMVEAIILSLDKEEKKISLGIKQLEPDPWDTLMAKYPVGSKHSGIARNLTNFGVFVELEPGVDGLVHISDLSWTKKIRHPGEVVKKNERIDVIVLGVDVEQRKISLGHKQIMDNPWDLFEKQYSVGNITDGKVVRIIEKGIIAELPSNVDGFVPTTQLSTTKIKNIANHFPIDSTLPLKVIEFDKESKKIVLSAIAALKEKDDAEIEKYLTAFKLDKVSVQSIKNAEMGTIDSSEFPIFEVAEPEMPKKEETE
- the mtaB gene encoding tRNA (N(6)-L-threonylcarbamoyladenosine(37)-C(2))-methylthiotransferase MtaB codes for the protein MNQKVALHTLGCKLNFSETSTIGKQFLKKGFSIVDFNDKADVYLFNTCAVTEAAERECRQLVRKALRINPEAFIIVTGCYAQLRPEEISEIEGVDAVLGSNEKFEIFSLLQDFDKKELSCIYVSPKEDLNLFGLASSTDADSRTRAYYKIQDGCDYKCSFCTIPLARGKSRSMPPDLAVNEFRNLLKQGYKEIILTGVNVGDYGKSFDTSFYNILKSLISVEGDFRLRISSIEPNLLTDEIISLAAESEKICKHFHIPLQSGCNSILRSMQRRYTVEDYKNVVEKVKKRIPDCGIGVDVIVGYPGETEKEFLETHNFLLELPVSYFHVFTYSERPDTKAININAKVSVAERKKRNKMLRILSDKKKNSFYTSMIGKELEVLFESGDAGKTIKGFSSNYIRVQTDYYPELENSICFFTGTEIHNGILTGKIKEIKKSIAS
- a CDS encoding choice-of-anchor V domain-containing protein produces the protein MKVYSVLFVIFVSFVVFAYSGLFDHELLGGTQLNGSGCVCHTTEIDTSVMVWIEGPDTLISGETALFKMYLAKGPAEAGGYNVAGRYGTMSLVDSFSVWDYRSPNELTQAFPLVFPTPMDTIYWAFAYTAPDSVLTDTLYSCGLSIVYDSIPDARDRWNFGPKFPVTIIQSPVPVELVSFSAQIENNTVNLKWITSSELNNYGFDLERSIIKVNRKEIWESVGFVKGNGTTTNSNTYFFKDDISNITDKSQFIRYRLKQTDNDGSFKYSNEVKVEVEQLTDFSLLQNFPNPFNPVTKISYSIPANIYKGKGTKESFLVTLGVYDLLGQEITTLVNEEKPVGVYEVIFNAGNLSSGIYFYQLKIQSANSKVVDYIQTKKMVLMR